In the genome of Montipora foliosa isolate CH-2021 chromosome 3, ASM3666993v2, whole genome shotgun sequence, one region contains:
- the LOC137994124 gene encoding tigger transposable element-derived protein 6-like, protein MASKCSNCDTETKYKCIKCELAVCNKGCSVFAPETTDGWKAGARVGYCVRCSKTSAPCLVEKKKTENDQKSEDIEDSFRQASSSSERHPASSKARGNRSCLNLSKRVELIRCHRENPKLGVRKLAEKFGCGKTQVAGIIKDEENIMKEWESNEGRAGMKRVNQQKFYEVNQYLWKWYSTCRQSNIPISGPMLQEEALIIAKRLGGDSGEFNASNGWLDRWKKRYNICEMNVAGEEGDVSQATLDSWSERARELMAGYKPENVWNMDETGQFWKALPDKSLSERGKRCRGGKQAKQRLTWAFFVSASGEKENPIVIGKSLNPRCFKNLRDRSFPHSCHYYANEKAWMNSELMGVILSKLNRRMKRENRHILLFLDNAPCHPHSHADMFSNVKLAFLPKNSTSRSQPLDAGIIKAWKVKTKRKLLRYICSQVDSNNKASEIVKSVHLLQAIQWGKQAWDEVDQETVQKCFKKVGLSPDEVDMEEGIDDPFEGEDMMSLEELCAKLGTTETGTAQEFVGADVEVPSCPETIDISQPSWRAELRRNLLEEDEADGSEPSAKEGKVDEAGNEEFDCSVKEPSVKSSTEARKMVLQLSEFADFGGHEKLSNALLTVQDILFDMEFNAPKKQSVIGDYFHPHV, encoded by the coding sequence ATGGCTTCGAAATGCTCGAACTGCGACACAGAGACAAAATACAAATGTATCAAGTGTGAATTGGCAGTGTGCAATAAGGGCTGCTCTGTATTTGCACCAGAAACAACGGATGGATGGAAGGCGGGAGCGAGAGTAGGCTACTGTGTGCGATGTAGTAAAACCTCTGCACCTTGTCTGGTCGAGAAgaagaaaacagagaatgatCAGAAATCTGAAGATATTGAAGATTCCTTTAGGCAAGCTTCCAGTTCTAGTGAAAGACATCCGGCTTCAAGTAAGGCACGTGGCAatagaagctgcctgaatttatCAAAGCGGGTTGAGCTGATACGATGTCACAGGGAAAATCCAAAGCTCGGCGTAAGAAAACTAGCTGAGAAATTTGGTTGCGGAAAGACTCAAGTCGCAGGGATAATTAAAGATGAGGAAAATATTATGAAAGAATGGGAGTCAAACGAAGGTCGGGCTGGTATGAAGAGAGTAAATCAGCAGAAATTCTACGAGGTCAACCAATATCTCTGGAAATGGTATTCGACGTGTAGGCAGTCCAATATTCCAATAAGTGGTCCAATGCTTCAAGAAGAAGCGCTTATCATTGCAAAACGTCTAGGTGGTGACTCGGGAGAATTCAATGCTTCCAACGGGTGGTTGGACAGGTGGAAGAAAAGATATAACATATGTGAGATGAATGTTGCTGGCGAAGAGGGAGATGTCAGTCAGGCTACTCTCGACAGCTGGTCAGAACGTGCGCGGGAATTAATGGCAGGGTACAAACCAGAGAATGTATGGAATATGGACGAGACGGGGCAATTTTGGAAAGCCTTACCAGACAAGAGTTTGTCTGAGCGTGGAAAGCGCTGTCGAGGTggcaagcaagcaaagcaaagATTAACGTGGGCATTCTTTGTAAGCGCATCCGGTGAAAAAGAAAATCCAATCGTTATTGGTAAAAGCCTTAATCCGCGATGCTTCAAGAATTTGCGTGACCGAAGTTTTCCTCACAGCTgccattattatgcaaacgagAAGGCTTGGATGAATTCGGAATTAATGGGAGTCATTCTTTCTAAGCTGAACAGGCGCATGAAGCGTGAAAATCGCCACATTCTACTTTTTCTTGATAACGCGCCATGCCACCCACATTCACATGCGGACATGTTTTCAAATGTAAAACTTGCCTTCCTACCAAAGAATAGCACATCCCGCAGCCAGCCTCTTGATGCAGGAATCATCAAGGCGTGGAAAGTGAAAACGAAGCGAAAACTTCTACGTTATATATGCAGTCAGGTCGACAGTAACAATAAGGCAAGTGAAATTGTTAAGTCTGTGCACCTATTGCAAGCGATTCAATGGGGCAAACAAGCCTGGGATGAGGTGGACCAAGAAACAGTACAGAAATGTTTCAAGAAAGTGGGATTGTCCCCGGATGAGGTTGACATGGAAGAGGGCATCGACGATCCCTTTGAGGGAGAAGATATGATGAGTCTGGAAGAATTATGTGCAAAGCTTGGCACAACTGAGACGGGAACTGCTCAAGAATTCGTTGGTGCTGACGTCGAAGTCCCTTCGTGCCCTGAAACCATCGACATTTCTCAACCGTCTTGGCGTGCAGAATTGAGGAGAAATCTTCTGGAAGAGGACGAAGCCGACGGCAGTGAACCATCAGCCAAAGAGGGCAAGGTGGATGAAGCGGGTAACGAAGAGTTTGACTGCAGTGTGAAGGAACCATCCGTGAAATCAAGTACAGAAGCCCGCAAGATGGTATTGCAGCTATCGGAATTTGCTGACTTTGGTGGACACGAAAAGCTGTCGAATGCACTGCTTACGGTGCAGGACATACTATTCGACATGGAGTTCAATGCGCCGAAAAAGCAATCAGTTATCGGCGATTATTTTCATCCACATGTTTAA